A DNA window from Rhineura floridana isolate rRhiFlo1 chromosome 11, rRhiFlo1.hap2, whole genome shotgun sequence contains the following coding sequences:
- the LOC133367362 gene encoding olfactory receptor 4K3-like: MAWGNQTMVTEFVLLGLSETWEVKVLLFVFFLLLYTATVFNNILIFSAIIRDHRLFDSPMFFLLAHLALLDLCLSSFATPKYLYDFLAQRHAISFQGCMAQIFFIHFVGGSEMLLLIAMAYDRCVAICHPLRYASLMSRRHCIGLVLASWAGGLLHSSVQLGFTIDVPFCGPNQVDNFFCDLPLVIKLGCIDLYPLEVMMVTNSGILSLVSFIALLFSYAFILSTVRSRGSKAASTCTSHLIVVTMYFGPILFIYMRPGTQLMIDKLLSVFYISVTPFLNPTVYALRNKDMKAAMRRLLVTRSGQVFTHGHPH, from the coding sequence ATGGCGTGGGGCAACCAGACAATGGTGACCGAGTTTGTCCTGTTGGGTCTCTCTGAAACCTGGGAAGTCAAGGTCCTTTTATttgtcttcttcctcctcctttacaCAGCTACCGTCTTCAACAACATTCTCATCTTCTCAGCAATTATCAGGGATCACCGGCTTTTCGATTCACCCATGTTCTTTCTGCTAGCTCATCTGGCTTTATTGGATCTGTGCTTATCCTCCTTTGCGACCCCAAAGTACCTCTATGATTTCCTTGCCCAACGCCATGCCATCTCTTTCCAGGGCTGCATGGCCCAAATTTTCTTTATCCACTTCGTTGGAGGAAGCGAGATGCTCTTGCTGATAGCTATGGCCTATGACCGGTGCGTGGCCATTTGCCATCCTCTCCGCTATGCCTCACTCATGAGCCGTCGCCATTGCATAGGGCTTGTGCTAGCCTCCTGGGCCGGTGGGCTCCTCCACAGCAGTGTGCAACTCGGTTTCACCATTGATGTGCCCTTCTGTGGGCCAAATCAAGTGGACAACTTCTTCTGTGACCTTCCCTTGGTCATCAAGCTGGGTTGCATTGACCTCTATCCCCTGGAGGTCATGATGGTGACCAACAGCGGAATTTTGTCACTGGTGTCTTTCATTGCCTTGCTTTTCTCCTACGCATTCATTCTCTCCACAGTCCGGTCCCGGGGCTCCAAGGCTGCCTCCACATGTACCTCTCACCTTATTGTAGTCACCATGTACTTTGGAcccattttgtttatttacatgCGTCCAGGCACCCAGCTCATGATTGATAAACTGCTCTCCGTCTTCTACATCTCTGTCACCCCCTTTCTGAACCCTACTGTCTATGCATTGAGGAACAAGGACATGAAGGCCGCCATGAGAAGACTGTTGGTAACACGTTCTGGACAAGTGTTCACTCATGGCCACCCGCATTAG